The Lolium rigidum isolate FL_2022 chromosome 2, APGP_CSIRO_Lrig_0.1, whole genome shotgun sequence genomic interval GTGAAGCGGCGAGGTACCTCGCTTGATGAAAGGTACTTGGCGCCATTAATACTTCCGGTTACCCGTCCCATCCCGTCCCGCTCCTCCTCCGCTATTAGTACCACTCGAGCTCGAGTACACTGCCTCGTGCAGTCCTGCTGCTTTCACTTCCACAGTTCCACTAAATACCTGGCCGGCCGATCGGTCGAACGAGCGAGCAGCCTAGACATCCCCCACCCCGCAGCAGGATACGTCATGGACGCGAGGGCAGAGTCGTCCGGCGACGATGCGGTCCCGGAGGTGCCGGAGCAGTCCGTCGTCCTCATCTCCGCCGGCGCCAGCCACTCCGTCGCACTGCTCTGTAAGCCTCACCCAGCCACCCCTTGTGCACCCCTGCGCACCGTGTCTCTGGTTGGTCTGATGGAGCTGTGATTGCAGCGGGAAAGATGGTTTGCTCGTGGGGCCGGGGCGAGGACGGGCAGCTGGGCCACGGCGACGCCGAGGACCGGCCGGTGCCAACGGTGCTGACCGCCTTCGACGTGCCCGGCATTTCCTCCGTCATCTGCGGCGCCGACCACACCACCGCCTACTCCGAGGACGAGATGCAGCTCTTCAGCTGGGGATGGTATGAACGCCgcccacgccaccgccgccatgcaTCACTTGTAGTAGTACCGTACTTGACCAGGTCGCGTGTGCAGGGGAGACTTCGGGAGGCTGGGGCATGGCAACTCCACCGACGTGTTCAACCCGCTGCCGATCCAGGCGCTGCAGGGGATCAAGATCAAGCAGATCGCCTGCGGTGACAGCCACTGCCTCGCAGTCACCGTCAACGGGCAAGTGCATAGGTAGGTGCCCTTAAATATAGTTATCCTCGAACGGAATCAAATTCAAATCCCAACCATCGGAGAAGTGCCATCCACCGGCATGCAGTACCAGCTTGCTGATGCTTAATTTGTTTCAGCTGGGGACGCAATCAGAACGGGCAACTTGGCCTTGGCAACAACGAAGACTCTCTACTCCCGCAAAAGGTTCAAGCTTTTGAGGTATTGAATCGAATATCTTATCTTGGGCTGTTGCCTGTTGGAGTTGAATTTCATTTCACAAAGCAATGGATGTGTCTGAGGCCACTGAGGCATTGACTGACGGTACTGAATCTGTTCAGGGTGTCCGCATAAGTATGATCGCCGCTGGCGCTGAGCACACCGTGGCGGTAACAGAAGATGGGGATCTTTACGGATGGGGCTGGGGTCGCTATGGCAACTTAGGTCTCGGCGATCGTGACGACCGCTTTGTCCCGGAAAAAGTTTCTCCCGTAGAGGTGGTTAATCTTGGCTTTTAGAGTGCAGGAAGTTTCTCCGAATACTGTAGGCATTGAGCTGTTTCCTGTAAAAGCATTCTGAAGAATTCCCATAAAACTCTTTCCTTAATTTTACAGGGAGAAAAGATGGCGCTTGTTGCATGCGGGTGGCGCCACTCGGTTGCTGTGTCCTCCTCTGGTGGCCTCTACACTTACGGCTGGAGCAAGTATGGCCAGCTAGGGCATGGCGATTTCCAAGACCACCTAGTTCCACACAAGGTGGAAGCCCTGAAAGACAGTTCCATTTCTCAGGTACTAATGCAGAATACTGAAACATTCTATAATACCGTTACATACAGCCCACTTATTCGAACTTGGGATTCAAAGGATGAAAGGATTCAGGTGGTTTCATAGCTTTGTAAGGAGGATTCATGTACAGATGATCTGGTGGTGCAGGTTGCAGGTGGGTGGAGGCATACCATGGCAGTCACTGAAGATGGGAAACTTTACGGATGGGGGTGGAACAAGGTAATAGTCACATAGTCCATTTTTTCTTCTCGTCGGCCTGTCTGCTCCAGAGTCCAGACTAACTCTAGCATATAAGTTCTCTTCCACGAACAtcaaattcatgagatcattaagtatggtgttcaCCATTCTGTTCTGTGAGCATGCTCTGTCATGCATAATGTGACTCACAAAACAGAGAGAAAATGAAAGTAGACGACTTAAGTTTCTGCTCGAACATGCGTCCTTAAAATTTCACCTCCACCAtaaataaagatctctaattgacACTTCATCTGTTGTTCTCTTGTCTCACTCTACCTTTTATGTGCCTCATCATAACCTACCGAGTACCGACCACTTTAGCCTCCAACCAAACACTACTACAGTACTACCAACACACTGAAGCCTGAGCGTTATGTTATGGCATGTCACTACCAATAGCCTGTATCCAATCAATTATGTGATCAGGGTCTTTTTCGGATACTTGTTAAGCTCTAAAAAATATATATTCAGTGAAACAATAAGTGAGAAAGGCTGTGGCACCTGAACTCCAGTGAACTTggtttttgaaatgtttgaaaacaaTAGTTTGAAGTTTCTGTTAAAAGATATTCCATCTTGGGCTGCAGAAAAAATGGCTGTATAAAGGAATAAGGTACTCTTATTTTATaccaaaattttcttttttgtgtagcctaaaatataaCGTATTTTTAATGAAACTTGTTACATACATACTATATGTGTATATGTAGTTGTCTACTTTTTTTCGTTATGTAACGTATTTTTAATGAAGCTTGTCACATACATAGTATATGCATGTGTATATGTAGTTGTCTACTTTTTTTTGTTATATTTTGATTCACAGAAATAATgttttccaatttttttttaaaaacaagagcactggtgctcatgtgcaactATCTGTTTTCAAAAATAAGTTTTCTATATCTTTCGTCACATTTTCTGATCATGATTCGTACTTTCAATATGTAGTTTGGCCAGGTTGGTGTTGCCGATAATGAAGATCATTGTTCCCCCGTAAAGGTGAATTTTCCTGATGAACAGGTGCGTCACATTCTCAGAAGAGTATTCTTGTACAGCCTTTTACTCAGTAAATTAACTGAATGATGACTTGTTACTGAAATTTATATAATCTATTAAATTGATTCATGTGACGATGTATTCACGCATTTGGTGCTATGATATAGTTTTTGATCTTCAGTCTCATTTGTTACTGGTACAACTACAATTGCAGAAAATTTCACAGGTAGCCTGTGGATGGAGGCATACTCTTGCTCTGACAGAAAACAAGAATGTTTTCTCATGGGGAAGGGGTACCAGTGGGCAGCTTGGTCACGGCGAAATAGTCGATAGGTAGTTCAGCTAAgatgtgtaaacatttatcaagtGCCAAGCGTTTCTTCTTCTGATAATGTACTGAATCGGGAAAACGATTGCATCCCATGTAGGAACATACCCAAGATGATTGATGCACTAAGCCTGGATGGATATGCCTGCAAGCAGCTGGAGGCATCAAATGCTGCTCCAATGACAGGTTTGCATTTACATTAAGCTCTCCTGGCATGTCTCTGCACATGCATTTCCATATGTTTCAGGACCGACAATTTACGGCATATCTTGATATTTTCAGCTGAACCCTGGGTCACACCATCGGCGCGATATGCTATCGTCCCCGACGAGAATGTGAGCTCATGTGTTCCAGAATAATATGCTCCCTATAAATTTAGAATATATCATGTGGATCATTTGGTAGGATTATCACTGATACGCCACTTCACATATTCCTTTTCTAGGTTTGTAAATCTGGCAATGGAACCGACACACATGTGCCGCACAGCGATGCCAAGAGGATGCGCGTCTGAGCATATGTTCTGCTGCCACCGTCCTTGACCATCTAGTAGTATGCAATAAGCTAGCTTGGGCAACTTTCTCCTTCACCATCTAGTATACATGCTGTCCAGTTTTAGTCCATTGCTTTCTTCCTAAagtaatgatgtttgcttgcaacttACTAGTAGTATTAGCACCATGGCGAAAATAATAAATGTATCCTTAATCGAACCCTTTCAGGGTATGAGTCATATCAGGTGGCTTTGTTGTCCTGTTGAAAGCTATTATATCATATATGGCTGCTTGCGTTACTGGCAATTTAGCTTATTTATGTAAGCATGATGGTTGCCATATGTTCAAATTGATATTTTAATTAATGGGAAATTTTCCTTTAAGTTGAAATATCTGGTAAGGAATTGAGTTAGTAGACCCGCAGAGTTTCACCATGTGTACAAACCATAAAGGAACTTAGGTAAAGATAATGCATACGTTCTTGTCAATATATACACAATGCCTGACAATGCACACAAATAGAAGTCCACAGAGTTCTTATAACAGAAAGCAAACATCATCACCAGTCCAAAATTCAAAACTCCTAAATTTGCAATGTAAGGCTCTCAGCAGGAATTTCGTAGGAAACCCCGAATCCAAGGAGACTGGATGTTCCTTTTTCCTGCGAAATTCCCGTGTTCCAAACATTGCCTTTACACTCTTACTATGTAAGCTACTGCAGGATGCAGCTTATGAACCATAAGACATTCTTCAAAACATAAACATATACGGAGTAGAAAAAACTTAATTATAAGGATAAAGCACATGTATATATGAATTAATGGTCCATTGAATTGATCACCTGGACTTGCCTTTCTTGGAGAAGATGCCTCGGACTAGTGATACCGCAATCTTCCTCTGCTTCTTGGGCTGTTTCTTCTTGGCCTTCTTGTCGCTCTTCACCTTTCTGAAGTCATCCTCGATCATCCTGATGGACAGCGCCTCCGAGAGGCTCGGCAGGTAGTCGAGGCTGGCCATCCACTCCTCGGCCCGGGTGTCGTCGACCCACAGATCGCTGCGTACCCTGCCATCGCCGTATTCCTCCTCCGCCCCGACCATCGCCGATCTGTCAACCACGGCGAGCTCCTTCCCTTTGTTGAGGCCGACGGAGAAGATCCCCAGGCTGTTTGCGAGCTGGACGCTGACGCTGGACACGGCCATTTCCATCTGCGACTGCCTTTGCTTGAGCTCCACCAGCTCGCTCCTGGCCTCCGCAAGCTCTGCCTCCAGCTTCTTCAGGCAGCCCAGCAACGCGGGAGAAGCCGCTGGAGGCACGCTGAACTTGGAGCTGGATGCGCTGCTGCCACGTGAGCTTCCGCCATCGCGACCGCCCGGGgcgcgccgctcgccgccgaAGACCCCGACAGCCTCCCTGACCGACTGGAACGGACGGGAGGTGTCGATCTCCGCGCGTCCCGTGCTAGCGACGATCTCCATGAGTGAAGGAGAGGGTGATGGACTGAGCGAGAATGTGATGGGGGCATGGTGAAGTAGACGTGTGTGCCCACGTTCTTGTTCTTGTCTTTGCTTCTACTTCAGAGTTCAGAACACCAACCGGCCGGCCGGAGTAACACAGGCCTTGTGTCGAGGTCAAGTAAAACAGACCGGTACAAGGGAAGAAAGGGGACGTGTGACCAAAGGCAGGACAAGTGGTGTGGTGGTCTGGCTGAGGCTTACCATACAAGTGCAGGAGCAGACTGCGGACGTTGTGCACCAGGGAAGGCACACCCGATGTGCAGAACCACGCACACATCAGAAGTACATGTGTACAAGAGAACTGTacagagaaagaaaaaactaAGCTGAAAGCTTCAAATGAAGCCAGCAAGCCCTGAAGAGACTTTCCTTTTTTTTAAACAAAGAGGTGCATTTTATTTAGAGTTCAGCAGATTACATCACTCAAAACTAAAGGAGGTGGAACACCAAACCCAGCTGAAAAttctactccctctgtttttTTTTGAAGGAATCACAGTATATATTAAGCAGacaggccgcctcattaaaaacctcccagcccccttcggtaccctACATAGAGAATCACTTGCACCAGACTTCCCTAAGGAAGCAAGGCTATGAGCTGCAGCATTGCCTAAACGACCTACTTTCACTACTGCTGTAGACCCTCAGAATATCCTGAGCCTGCATATATAGGTTCCAGCATTCAGATCTATCCCTCTCACTTGCATTCAAAACCTGGACGGCTCGGAGGCAGTCAGTCTCCAGAATACATTGCCCCGCAAAGTGTTGGATTAGGTGACCCAGGCCCTCGAGACAAGCTAGGACCTCAGCCTCCTCCGCACTAACACAGGAAGCTATATATTTCCATTCAGTTCGTAGAACTCGGCCCTGGGAATCTCTTGCAATGATACCAATCCCAGTCCGCTTTGAAGTCGGATTCCAGCCCGCATCAACATTCACCTTGACCTGTCCTTCTTCTGGTGGTAGCCACTCGGAAGCAGCCCGCCCCTCAGTTCGTGGTTCGGACGTCTCCGCACTCGACTTCCCCTTCAGGTCGAAAGAGCTCACCGGGGTATAAGCATACAATCGGAAGGAGTCGATATAGCTGCGAAGGTACGGGACAAAGGCGGCCACTGATGCTTTGCCGTCTCCATGCACTAAATTGTTCCGATGATGCCAGACCCTCCAGAGGAGAAAGATCACAGAATCTCTATTCCTTGCCGGGGTCTGATCAAGAAGGCGGAGAATCCACTCCCTACCAGATTGGAGGAAGACTTCCTCACTCGGCATGGGCCAAAACCGGCGCATCTCCTCGCGGAGGACGCGCGCGATAGTGCATGTGACCAGGGCGTGGTGGGTATCCTCGCTGCCCTGCCCACATATAATACAAACCGGATCAACCTTGGACATACGCCGGTGCAGAGCTTCACGGACGGCAAGAGTATTTGTCGCTGTCTTCCAAGCAAATATGCGCATTTTGGGGGGCACGGCGGCCTTCCAGACTAAATCCCAAACCTTTCTATCTCCTCCTGGTTCTGAGCTGGACTGTCCTGAGCTCATTGCTTCGAGAGCCGGCTGCAGCCCTAACTTGTAGGCAGATCTGACAGTGAACAGACCGCTCTTCTCCGGCAACCACGCGACAAAATCCTCTGACACCCGAGCGGAGATTCTAATTGATAGAATTGTAGGCACATCCAAAGGGTGGCACGTCTATCTGACGATTCCTTCATCCCAAGTCCTAGTTGTAGGATCTATTAAATCAGCCACGAACGGCTATCGCCTTAGGTGCATCCAGTCGTGGTAGCCAATTGTCCCTAAAAAGGCGAACACTAGTCCCAGACCCAATTCTCCAAATGATCCCCTTTTTCAGTAATTCCAGGCCGTACATTATCCCTTGCCAAGATGGCGACGTGTTATGTATGAATGTTGTGTCCAAGAGATTAGTTGATGGGTAATAGCGAGCCTTCAGTAGTCGAGCACATAAGCTGTCAGGAAACTGTAATAGCCACCACGTCTGCCTAGCCAGAAGTGATTGATTAAAAAAATTCAGGTCACGGAAGCCCACACCACCCTGGTATTTTGGTCTTGCAAGGCGATCCCAAGACATCCAGTGCAGTTTCTTCCTATTCTCTTCATCCCCACCAGAAATCTCTCACCATTTTAGTCAAATCCTCTAAAAGATCCGCTGGGAACTTAAAAACACTCATAGCATAGGTGGGGAGCGATTGCAGAATCGACTTAATTAAAGTTCCTTTTGTAGCAGAGGACATATACTTCTGAGCCCAATCAGTAGCTCATTTCCTGAATCTTTCCTTTGTAGGTTTGAACTTCCCACTCTTCATGCACCCCTCTGGAATAGGTAGACCTAAATACTTTTCCTCAAAACATGATGTTTCATATTGAAGAATATTCTTTATATCATGTTGTACTTCATCTGAGCAGCCATCGCCATACATGATAGAGCATTTCCCAAGACTAACAAGCTGGCATGTACTCTTCTCATAGTTATTCAAAATGCTTTTCACCACTGAAGCATGTTCCACCGATCCCTGGAAGAACATCAAGCGGTTATCTGCAAACAAAAGGTGGGATATTCCTAGAGCTCTTCTACAGATATGCAATTCCCTTAGTGTTCCTTCTTCAACCTTTCTTTTAATCAAACAAGAAAGACCATCAGCCACAAAGAGAAATAAATAAGGCGACAATGGATCACCTTGGCGTAGCCCGCGAGTAGGAGTGAAGGAATCCAACAGATGACCATTGAAGCGAACCGAATAACGAACAGTGGTTACACACGCCATAATCCACTGTATCCATTGACTATGAAAGCCCAGTTTCGCAAGAACTCCTTCCAAAAATCTCCAATTCACACGGTCATATGCCTTAGCCATATCCAGCTTGTACGCACAATACCTCGATCTCGCCGTGGAGCCGGTCTGAATTGAGTGAATACATTCAAACGCCATCAACGCACTATCAGTTATCGTTCTGCCAGGGATGAAAGCACTCTGTGTCGGTGAGATAATGTCCTGTAGAAGCGGTCGTAGTCTGTTCACCAAGCACTTAGACACCACTTTATAAATAACATTACATAAACTGATAGGCCGAAAATCCTTTAGAGCCTCAGGTTCATTTGTCTTCGGGATAAGGACGATTGCCGTGTCATTCACCTCATCCGGCATGACCCCATCCAAGAAGAACCGCTGCACTGCTGCCACCACATCCTTTCGAAGTATGTCCCAATTGCGTTGCAAGAAACGTGCTGGAAAGCCGTCTGATCCTGGGGCTTTTAGAGGCCCGATCTGAAATAGGGCGTCGCTTATCTCCTTTTCAGTAAAAGGAGCGCATAGATGCTCATTTGCTGCTTGATCAATACACTCCTCTATATGGTCTATGATAATACGCGGCTGAATGTCTTCATCACGTGTAAATAGCACCTGAAAAAGGTCTTTGGCAAGGTTCTCCATCTCAGCTGGGTCAGACGTCCAGGAGCCATCTTCTCTCTTCAACCTTCGAATACTATTTTTCTTTTGGTGTCCAGAGGCTTTGCGGTGGAAAAATTTCGTGTTGCGGTCCCCTTCTCGCAGCCAGGCAATCCGAGACCTCTGCATCCACTGTATTTCCTCTCTGTACAGCATTTCGTCCATCTCTCGCAGTAGCCTATGCCGCTCCTCTATGCTAGCTGGGTCGGATTTCTGATTTGTTTCCTCCACTGCTTTCCGAAGACGATCAAGTTCCTTCGGGACTGATTTAAAatatttctttttccaaccatatAGGCTGCTCATAATATCTCTGAGGGAAGCATTCACATCACCAAGGTCATTGCATGCCACCCTTCTGGACCACGCATCCTCTACAGCTAGAGGGAGCAACGGCTCCCTCTCCCATGCAATCTCGTATCTTCTTATAGGCCTCCCAATTCTGCAGCTTTGGATCTGCTCCGCTTCCAGAAGGAGTGGGCAGTGATCCGATCTCGACGAGGTCAAGTGGCGTAGTCGAAACTCAGAAAAACGAGACGACCACGCGGGCGAATCTACCGCTCTGTCCAGCCTTACTCTCACATTCCTGGTTCCCTTCTGTTTATTATCAAACGTCCACGGAGCGCCTACAAAACCCATATCATGCAAGTCACAATGTGATAGCGCATCTCTGAAATCAGCCATCAACCTTTCCGAGCGTTTAGTCATCGAGAAGTGTTCCTCTTGCCA includes:
- the LOC124687292 gene encoding ultraviolet-B receptor UVR8-like; this translates as MDARAESSGDDAVPEVPEQSVVLISAGASHSVALLSGKMVCSWGRGEDGQLGHGDAEDRPVPTVLTAFDVPGISSVICGADHTTAYSEDEMQLFSWGWGDFGRLGHGNSTDVFNPLPIQALQGIKIKQIACGDSHCLAVTVNGQVHSWGRNQNGQLGLGNNEDSLLPQKVQAFEGVRISMIAAGAEHTVAVTEDGDLYGWGWGRYGNLGLGDRDDRFVPEKVSPVEGEKMALVACGWRHSVAVSSSGGLYTYGWSKYGQLGHGDFQDHLVPHKVEALKDSSISQVAGGWRHTMAVTEDGKLYGWGWNKFGQVGVADNEDHCSPVKVNFPDEQKISQVACGWRHTLALTENKNVFSWGRGTSGQLGHGEIVDRNIPKMIDALSLDGYACKQLEASNAAPMTAEPWVTPSARYAIVPDENVCKSGNGTDTHVPHSDAKRMRV